Within Ovis aries strain OAR_USU_Benz2616 breed Rambouillet chromosome 11, ARS-UI_Ramb_v3.0, whole genome shotgun sequence, the genomic segment AGGTGGCAGGCAAGCCCTGGGCTATTGGGATCTGTGCGTGTGTAGGGGGTGCACAGCAGCTCCTGTCCCCAGTGCCGAGGGCACTGGGCAATGGTCAAGAATGGGATGTGGTCACATGAAAAGTCTCCAGGCTATTCTATGTGGGTTAGAATTCCTAGCTTAAGAGAGCTTTGGGAAACTGGTCTTAGCCTGTTTCATCTGCTTTCCCCTTCCTGATCTTCTGTCCCTCTCTCCTCCAGGACATGCTCCTGTTAGTCAGCATGCCTAAATACACAACCACTCTACTGTTCAGTTTATGTGGTTGGGGACCATGCGGGTCCACCTAAACCCACCCCTAGGCCCCTTCTCCCTTTGTAGGCTGTGTTCCCAGCCTCTTCACTCTCCTGGCATTCCAGGATGGCCAACCTCCTTATAAAAAGCTTTTGGCTGGGCTCTGCCTCTGGTCCTTGGTGAACTCTTGTCCATCCCAAGCTGCCCCACCCTATCCTAACTCAGGGAGAATGTCTTCCCTTCCTATTTGACAATGAGAGATCCTAGATCCAAAAATGTGAATTACATTGGACCCTCCTGGCAGTTCCGAGTTGAAAAGTAACTGAAAGGGGGacaaaaaaaagggagaaggaacaAGACCCCAGCAGAGAATGAGAGACCCACCTCAGCTGCCAGAACAGCCAGGAACGCTGCTGGGAGCTCTTCAGGAAGGGACCAcgtgaaggggtgtgtgtgtgtgtgtgtgtgtgtgtgtgtgtgtgtgtgtgtgtgtgtgtgtgtgacgtcTTAAAAgtgccttctttctttcccatgtCCATGGAGAAAACAAAAGGAGGGGGATGGAGCTGGAGAGCTCCTGCCATGCCAGCTCTTTCCTCTGATGATGCTCTCATTTTCTCCATCCTGGGAGAACCACCTTGTCCCTCTCCCATCACCTGTCCAACctctggggagggaaggatgtCCAGCACCCCCCCATACAGCTGCCTCTTCCAGCTGAAATCCTCCTTTCTTGGCAGACATCAGAGACTCAGATCTCAGCCCCACCACTCCCCCAGGACAGCCGGGGGCCACTGTTTCCTGGATTATCCTAAAAGCTTCCGAGGCCGTGAGGACTTGGCAGCATCCCTGCCCGAGTCTCTCACCTCCCCCTCTGGCTCTGACTGTTGCACCCTTTATAAAGCCTGACTCTTCCATCACCCCCACTTGCCCCTCACTGCTGCTGCCAACTCTGGGCTCCATGGACTGGTAAGAGGGGCTGTTCTCTGTCCAGTTTAGGGGACAGGAGGACCAGATCTCCACTCCAAAGTTGGGCTCACTGAGAAGGGGTTAGAAAGTTTGATTCTCTCTGAACTGGGGAGGGGAACATAAGAGGGAGATCTTAGAGGGGTCTGCATGGAGAACAAAAGAGGATTCTTGGAGGTCTCTGTACTGGGCTGAGATCTGACAGAGGATTTCATTCTGAGAAAATAGAAGGGCTAATATAACAGACATGCAGGGCACACACTCAACCACATGGAAGTCCATACATGATAGCATATCTGCAAAAGTCGTAAGGGGGAAACAACCGTTCATGTCCTGTGAGGACCATCCTTTATGATGGAGGAGAGAGGACCAGCACCCCATATTCCAGCCCTAAAGGTACACACAGGTGTGGTGAGTACACACACAtttttagacacacacacacacacacatatagagatGTACTAGCCTCAGTTGGGTTCATCTTTTAGATTGAGAGTGAGTGTGATGCTAGGGACATTTGGGTTTATAATAGAATTAGTGCACAAGTAGTGCTTTAGGAAGACCCCCAAatagggaaggagaaagaaataacaacccactccagtattcttgcctagacaatcccagggatggatggaggaacctggtgggcgacagtgcatggggtcgaaaagagttggacacaactaacgCTGCATGCTAAGTGCTTGGCCCTGGGTAGGCTCTCAGTAAGTGTTAGTTCAGTGAATAAaggatgaatgaaagaataacatTTGACTCCAGCTCTGGACTCTGTCCAGTTTCTCAGGAGCTtgggggaggtgagggggtgggcaggaggggatATGAGGAAGGTATTAGTGTCTGTGATCACCAGCTTGCTGAGTGCAACCTGGAAGTGGGAGTTGGGAGTAGAGAAGAGCAAGCAGCTAGGAGACCAAGaatcaggagactggggttctggCCCCTGCTCTGCTTCTAACTTGTTGTATGACTTTGAGCTACTTGCCTCCCCATTCTGAGATTTAATTTCAAAATGAGGGTTTGCACTGGACAATTTTTATGGACTGAATAGCTTTGATATTCTCATAGTACGATCTCTACAGAGGGACACTTGAGGTTTGGAAGGGACCACAGCAAACCAATCCAAGATGGGACCAGTTTGTCCTGTCTGAACATCAGGATCTTAATGGCTCTGTGCTGgggaatattttaagaattttgtcCTTTCCACCTTCAGGATCTAGGGGAGCCAGACTTCCAGGGCCATCACTACTGCTGAGGCTAGATTGAACAGGGGGCAGAATATGTGCTTTAGAGCCTGACAGATCTGGAGttggtttccttctctgtctcttaacAGCTCTGTAATTTTGGGCAGgccgtttaacttcagcttcctcatctgtacaatggggggATAATAACAACTACCTTGCTGCATGCTCATGAGAATTTGAGATGTTGGTGCCCAATAAATAAATGCTGGTTATGATGAACATGGAGACCATCAAGGCTGCTCCAGCTACAAAGTGGATTGCTGACTATAAATGAGGCATGAGAAGGAGAGGAGTGGCAAGAATGGGAGACAGCACTTTTGGCAAAATCTGTTTACTCCTTTAGGGGGACGAGAAATGGCCCAAGTCCTGGACAGATCTCGGTGGGCAGCGTGCTTCAACTTTGAAGTGAGATATCCAGGCAGCAGGCAGGGGCGATCTTGGCAGTCAGATTAGACTATGAGCATCATTAAGTAAGGAAACTCACAAGTGGGAAATCGAAAGGGCTGGAACCAAAGGAACAAAAGCAGAGGGGGATCTGGAAGAAAGAAATTGTCCTGAGTCAGAGGCAGAAACCCAGGGAGGGCAGGAAGTGAGGAAGGCTGACTTTTCTGAGACAACTGCACTGCTGAATTTCACAATGACAATGAGCTCCAGGCAGATGGAGGGTCTTTGCTTCTGGGAAACCCAGGTGGCTGTGGGTCAGGACCTGGCGGGGTTAAAGGGGGGCAGGGTGAAAGCCTGGTGGGATGTCTACCATCCAGGGGCAGTATACCTTTCTGTGTTCTTTCCAGGGAAAGATGGAAACAGGAAGACAAGACAAGCTGGTGCCTATACATAAATGAGAGAGGGGCTCGGGTTTCCCACCAAGAGTTAGATCTGTGCTCAGGCGTTAAACCAGAGGTCAGTGGGCTGCTGGGAGGACaacgaggaggaggaagagaattcCTAGGGGTCGAATCAGACTTAATCCAGAAATTCGAGTAGCAGGCTCTTCGATGTGAGCCTGTAACTCCGTTCCAGATGTGGTTATGAACTCAAGTGCAAATCCAAGTCAAGATTTGCAGGCTGAATGCATGGAAATAAAACCATGTGGACAGAAAGGGGGTGTCCATTTAGCTGTggccacaaagacccagagccGTTCTTGAGACTCGACATCTCAGGGGCCCAAGAGTCAGGAATTAAATCCCAATCAGAAAGTGCAATCCCTGACATCTGGGCGGCACCTCTCGGCTTCCTAAGTGCCTGCCCGTCCTTTACCCCACAGGGCGGCTGCTCTAACCGCATTTCactcatgaggaaactgagtctcagagcaACCTGATTCACCAGATCAGCATAGCAAATGCAGGGCCAGAGATAGAATTTAGGTCTGTCAACTTCCAGTCCTAAGATCTTTGTGAATATACCTTAATCCAACAAACATTTGCTGGGAACCaacttatttaataattataacaCTATAAACGATAACTTCCCTTTACTACGAGCTTACCAGGGGCCCCACGGGTTAAATGCTTTAGGAACATCAATTTTTCTAAGCCCCAGGAAACCCTCCCGACTTGTACCCAGGTTGTCCAGATGAGGGAACCGGGTCCTACAAACGAGGGATTTGCACAGATGAATCAAACACTGATTCTGGATATGAGAATGTGTATGTTTGGTGGTGGAGAACCATACACAAAAAGATCGATTTTCAAGTGCCTTGTGGACTCAGTTTGGCAGTTTAATAGTTGCACTTACTATTCAGGACAGGTAAACCAACTGCGGTGGAACCGAAGCTCTATCTGTGAAAATGAATCAGCCTAAATTTCACTCAGGTTGTATGAAATAGATGTAAAGACAAAAacgaaatttaaaaagcagatggCAGAGCGCATAGGGAAAGCCAGCCGGGGCAACGAAAAATATTAGGAAGTTGATCAGAATTCCCCTTGCAACAGAAGAGTCACTTCAGGAGGTCGAAGCGGCAAGTACGGGGAGGCACCCACTGGGAAGGGAGCCTCCTAGCCCGGCGCACAGGCCAGGCTGGCGGGGAGGAGACGGGAACTCCCCAACTCATCCGCCCTGGTTATCTCAATCAACTCCGATCTGGAGAGAAGTTTGTAGGTGGGCGTCGCAAACGCCCTGAAACTTTGCAGAGGGCTGcactgcatttgtttttctcacagGAATCCAAGACCTTTCTCCAAAGTTATGAACCTTGGGTTTAGACATTCAGATGAGAATTGGGAAGGAGTGAGGCAAGGGGTCGCGCAAATCTTTGCAGAAGTGTCCTTTTCCCAGGCTATCCCGGCGCCTAACCCAACTTTCACAGTCGGGTGCGCCAGAGGACGAGAGGGGCTGGGCGCAGGCTGAGAACCTTCGGGCCCGAGGGGAACGCGACTGTATTTGAGACGCGGACCTGGGAGGCGCTGGGGTTGCTGCCCAGGGGTAGATGGAGAGTGAGAGCTGAGGGGGCAGGTAGAGACCGACCAGATgggtgggaagaggagaggaggaggtcACTCAAAAAACGGTGAGTAGCCAGAGAGCCGGGAAGCAAGAGAGAGCGCAAAGAACTTGGAAAGGTGGTGGTCACGGAGAGAAGCGGCTGGGGGAATGGTGAAAGAGGGAAGCGGCCAAGACCAGCTTCTCACGGCCCAGGCCTGGGGTAGACAGGACACATACTCGGCGCTCAATCCTGTTTCTTTCCTCTCCGttctgtggcagctctgcctaGCCGGGGTGGGCGGCTGGGTGGTGGGGCGTCGAGGCAAACGGCGCCCTAGGGTGACTCGGTATCACCCTCAGGACCCGCCTCCTCCTCCATTCCCGCAGGGTCTGAGTCCTGCGTGCCCGCCAAACCAAGCCAGCTCGAGGGCAGTACTCCGCTCGATGGGGCGGGCCCCAGAACCCGGGAGACACCCCGCCCAGGCCCCTCGCCCCAGCAGTGGAGGGGCCAAGGAGGAGCAAGGGAGGGGGCGGAGTGCGACCTAGTTAGAGATcaccgccaccccccaccccccgcccgccCTCCCTCTCCCCTGGGCCCGGCCCGGTCCGGCTGAGCCCGCAAGGGTTAAAGGCGGCCGCAGGTGAGGTGGGCGGGGCCGTGAATTCGGGGAAAAAGGAGCGCAGGGCAGAGGATGAAGGCAGAGAGCGCGGTGAGTCACGGGCGGAGCTGGCCTCGCTCGCTCGCTCGCCGGCTCCCGCCCGCCCTCCGCCCTCCCGCCGCCTCTCTCCGCCCCTCCTCCGCCGCCCGCTGCCGGGTCTGCTCGCTGCTCTCGCTGGCCCTCGGCTCCTGCCGCTCGCCGCTGGAGAGCCCGCTGGCGCGCGGGTTCAAGAGCGCCCTTCGGGAGCGCGCCAGCCTGCCGTGCCCGGAGCCCGAGCGCACACTCGAGGTAGGAGCCCGCCCGGATCCGGGCGGCAAGGGGCGCGCGCACCAGGGATCTTCTCGGAAAGACGTGTCCGAAACGCGCTGCAGCTTCCTCTGGCCTCGGGGGAGGTGGTCCTAAAGAATCTGAGGGGTTTAGAGCCCCGGCGGAGTGAAAACGGGGCGGAAGGGAGAGGCTGGAGACTGGGGAAAGTGGAGCGACTGGGACAGCTGGAGGACTGGAAACTTGAGGACCGGGAGTACGGAAGTCCTAACCACCTGAGCGCCGGTGATGGGAGAGGCAGCCGGCggaagagggaagaagggtgTCTCTACCCGCCTTCGCGCCTGGGGAGCCGCAAGCCCGGGTACGCGCCCGGCTGTCTCCCTTACCGAGATCTCGATAGCAGGCTAGTGCATCCCAGGATTGGGCTCCCTGGCCCTGTGGCTGGAGAGGCCACTCTGGAGCCTGGATCGTTAGCTTGTTCCCCAACCCCCACTCCAACCCCTGGGGCAGTTCCCAGGCGCCAAAAGCTATTAGGGTCCCAGACCTCACTGCTCCTACCCAGCCCCTACTGGGCTGCCCCGCCTGGGCCTGAGGCTCTGTTCCTGCCGTTTCACCCAGTTCCTTTCTTGTGGTGAGGCAGCAGGAGCTTGAGTAGGCGCCCTAGTTCCctactccctccctctcccagacAACCGAAGCGACCTCCCTGGTcccccagaagcagaagatagtaaggtCATCCAAATACTTATTTGGGAGGGAAAAATCCCTGCCCTAAACCACTGTCTCCTCCCGCCACAATCAGCGAAGGTCCAGGCACCCGAACTCACTCCAGGCATCAGGGCAGGGCTCCCAGATCTTACTAAGAGGTGGTGAGATGAGGGGGACCTTCAAGTGACAAGTATGTGTTCCAGAAAGGGGCCCATTCTTTCTGGAGGGGGGTGGTCTTTAGGTTCCCAATggttaaaggaaagagaaacagaccaGGAATGGAGTGACCTGGTTCACGGAGATACATACTAGTTGATTGAATGAACAGATTGAATATCTTTTTTCAAGTGACTTTTCCAATTATGGCTGTTTCCTCGTCTTTAAAATGaggattgaaaaataaaataagaggatTGGCCaggagcagtggttctcaacactTGGTTGCACGTTAGAATCATGTGGAGAGCTCCTAAAAAACGATCCAAGTCTAGATTATGCACTCCCTGTATATCTCTGGGTAATTCTTCCTCTTAATTTCTGTGCTATTCTGGCTTTTCCTATTGCTTCCCCCACTCTGTCCCCAAATCCCTTACGGAGGTGGCAGTTTTATCTTCCTGAGCTTGCTGGTAAGCTCTTCTCTGGCTGACCTCTTCTCCGGGGAAGCAGACCCCTCCAGGCTTCATATCTGGGTCTTCCCCAGAttggaggagggcagaggtggCAGCCAGAAAACCGGCTGGGTGCTGTCAGGTCAGAGAGGGGGGGCTTAGCTTTCTCTGGTGGAGAGACATCCTCTGGAAACTGGCACTGTAGCTATACCCTGGGAAGGTGAAGTCCCCGCTAGAGAGAAAGGGAATGGGGGCCAGGTACGGGAGTGGGTTTGATGGGGCTGGGGCAATCCAGCCAGCAGGGAGCTGGGGGGAGTGGTGTAGGGCAGAGAAATGCTCTTCTTCACTGAACATGCCTCAGGGATGGAAAGAGGGCTCTTTTTCTAAAACCTCAGAACCTGCTTGTGGCTTTGGGAAGTCAGGTCACCTTAAGTTTTGGGTTAGAACACCTCCCTCTACCCAGGTGAGTCCTGAGTTAAGGTGGGGACTTAAACTAGAGATGAGCCTAGATTCTCCATTCTGGCTGGCAGCAgatctgtgggggtgggggtgggaatttTGGGGGAGGGATATGGGAGCAATGCCACTGCCCCTGATACCCAGCTGGGCAGCTAGGATGGTTCTAGAACTGTAATCTAGGTAAGTCTGACCTGCTCACCTGGGACCAGCCCAACTCCCTGGATGAGCTGGGTCCTGTAGGAAGGATCACCTAGGAGAAGGTGAATTTCTGTCAGCGTCTGCCATCGGTGGAGGGCCTCGCACCCTCAATCCTTCCCTAGCGCTCTTAACTGGTCTTTAGTCCTCAACCAAAGGTTCTTTCCCCTCTTTTCACCTGGGGGTGGGAAAGAAGTACTTGGCCCGGGAGGGGATCTGGGCTGGGAAGGAAAATAAGCCAGTTACTTTCCTCACTTTGTCTCTTCTTTGCCTCCTTCAGGTCCCACCTGAGGTGCCCTTGACTATCCCTGTCCCCCATTCCACCCCGGATCCCGGCAATGCTAACCGCCGTCTGCGGCTCTCTGGGCAGCCAGCACACGGACGCGCCTGCCGCCTCCCCGCCGCGCCTCGACCTGCAGCCTCTCCAAACATACCAGGGCCACACGAGCCCGGAGGCCGGGGACTACCCCTCCCCGCTgcagcctggagagctgcagagCCTCCCTCTGGGCCCCGAGGTGGACTTCTCACAGGGCTATGAGCTGCCGGGGGCCTCCTCTCGGGTAACCTGCGAGGACCTGGAAAACGACAGCCCCTTGGTCCCGGGACCCTTTTCCAAGCTCCTGCAGCCGGACATGTCACACCATTACGAATCCTGGTTCCGGCCGACACACCCAGGCACCGAGGATGGCTCGTGGTGGGACCTTCATCCGGGTACCAGCTGGATGGACCTCCCCCACGCTCAGAGCGCGCTGACCTCACCGGGCCACCCCGGGGCGCTTCAGGCTGGCTTGGGGGGCTATGTTGGAGACCACCAGCTCTGCGCCCCGCCGCCCCACCCACATCCGCACCACCTACTCCCAGCCGCCGGAGGGCAGCACCTCCTGGTGCCTCCCGACGGGGCGAAGGCGTTGGAAGCAGCAGCCCCAGAGTCTCAGGGCCTGGATACCAGTCTGGACGGGGCGGCCCGGCCCAAAGGCTCCCGGCGGTCGGTGCCCCGCAGCTCAGGCCAGACCGTTTGCCGCTGTCCCAACTGCTTGGAGGCGGAGCGACTGGGGGCTCCATGCGGGCCCGATGGGGGCAAGAAGAAGCATTTGCACAACTGCCACATCCCAGGCTGTGGGAAAGCTTACGCCAAGACGTCACACCTGAAGGCGCATCTGCGCTGGCATAGCGGTGACCGTCCCTTCGTGTGCAACTGGCTCTTCTGCGGCAAGCGCTTCACGCGTTCTGACGAGCTGCAGCGCCATCTCCAGACCCACACCGGCACCAAGAAGTTCCCCTGCGCCGTCTGCAGCCGGGTCTTCATGCGCAGCGACCACCTGGCCAAACACATGAAAACCCACGAGGGCACCAAAGAGGAGGCAGCCGGGGCAGCGGCGGGCGAGGGCAAGGCTGGCGGGGTGGAGCCCCCCGGCGGCAAAGGCAAGCGCGAGGCTGAGGGCAGCGCGGCTCCCTCCAACTGAGCTCCTCCGTCCTGCCTCCCCGCTGGTCTTCCCTGGGGCCATCAGAAGAGAGCCCTCGGGCCGGATGCCCTGGTCGGGGGGTGGCTTGAGTAAGAGGAGAAAGTGGTTATTTATTGAGAGGGAGGAAAAGTGGTGTGGGGGTCAGGGAACCTGGGCGCTAGGGGTTTCGTAGTCTCTGGAGCTGGACGGGACAGATGCGTTTGACTGTTTTGACTGGGCAGGGAGGAGCTGTGCATGCCGGTCAGTTCTCCCCTTCCTCTATTTCACTCACGCCCCTGGGCTGGGAGTTGGGGAGGGATACCCCTGTGGCGGCTGGAGGGCGGAGG encodes:
- the SP6 gene encoding transcription factor Sp6, whose amino-acid sequence is MLTAVCGSLGSQHTDAPAASPPRLDLQPLQTYQGHTSPEAGDYPSPLQPGELQSLPLGPEVDFSQGYELPGASSRVTCEDLENDSPLVPGPFSKLLQPDMSHHYESWFRPTHPGTEDGSWWDLHPGTSWMDLPHAQSALTSPGHPGALQAGLGGYVGDHQLCAPPPHPHPHHLLPAAGGQHLLVPPDGAKALEAAAPESQGLDTSLDGAARPKGSRRSVPRSSGQTVCRCPNCLEAERLGAPCGPDGGKKKHLHNCHIPGCGKAYAKTSHLKAHLRWHSGDRPFVCNWLFCGKRFTRSDELQRHLQTHTGTKKFPCAVCSRVFMRSDHLAKHMKTHEGTKEEAAGAAAGEGKAGGVEPPGGKGKREAEGSAAPSN